A portion of the bacterium genome contains these proteins:
- the smc gene encoding chromosome segregation protein SMC, protein MRIKQLELSGFKSFRDRTVVELRQGVTAIVGPNGCGKSNVVDAIRWVLGEQSPKHLRGDAMEDVIFAGNADTGPLGMAEVSLLMERSDEDLLRAAEERAEGVGGGEQLPPELQRASEVLVTRRYFRSGESEYFINRVPCRLKDITELFLGTGVGTKAYAIIEQGRVEQLVNAKPEEMRLFIEEAAGTTRFRARKVAAERKMERTRDNLVRVQDVLSELERQMASLQRQARRAEEYHRIKGELRELDLRVMATRRQTWVAEATALGSAIVELQAEEATLHEELRRSQDASDVARAKRQETEARLRAVDAELTEQRVAAREAAARSDALATRYRELTERAAAARAEVAALEDRRTQLEALGERASADAARLTEELAMAESVRSAAEQRLAALAADGAPLELAVEEAKDAVVQAQAEEARLRNLVEALRRRREEIAGQRLRLEEEQAALGRRLEDNAAAREHVRRHIAELSEALRATETARAQHAERSRVLAEDEARAATILEGERRELTQLRSRADSLRELQTRYEGCTRGVASLLERAQGGAALLAGVLRVPAELERAVAAALGARLGQVVVTDTDAAVAAVRWLQESSGGSATVLPNDPERRATVIVPPGRRLVDAIEVDPAHWGLAEGLLGGVLLADDLDDALRQWRDAAHPATVVTLAGEAIDPLGAISGGSEPPLEETLLARARELRELDAAVAAVDARVQDAEIRLRTLRGDLSAVRSALAAEEERLQSLRLEQLGVDKDRERLEEEHARITAELEIGALEASGLAGTDEHVAEELSAYGTAHGAAVAAVDEHRAHLVSRQEALTTWRADYTQAEQVRTERAVEAVAAAGRHRAAQDEIARVRSALGEVSGRVTAVAESAAAADAGAAGAAAEAEETAARRAEAERRAAALDAERGELLAELERAEAAMTADDLDRRASHERLESVRAARGEREVAAAERRVALEQLAERLAERWDLGLEALDDVVVAEAEVVETDATRVDELRARLVRLGDVNPGALAELEEVRERHGFLANQRADLENSLEDLRQTIGKLTRASRQRFEETFYAANAKLATVFPKAFPEGQARLELVPGEDEDAEAGVEIVVQLPGKKLQSLSLLSGGEKALTATSLVFSLFMIRPTPFCLLDEVDAPLDEANIGRFNMLVDEMAETSQFVLITHNRRTMEVADTLYGITMEQAGVSKVVSVRLSEAA, encoded by the coding sequence ATGCGGATCAAGCAACTCGAGCTGAGCGGGTTCAAGTCGTTTCGGGACCGCACCGTCGTCGAGCTTCGTCAGGGCGTCACGGCCATCGTCGGACCGAACGGCTGCGGCAAGTCGAACGTCGTCGACGCCATCCGCTGGGTGCTCGGCGAGCAGAGCCCGAAGCACCTCCGCGGCGACGCGATGGAAGACGTCATCTTCGCGGGCAACGCCGACACCGGCCCGCTCGGCATGGCCGAGGTGTCGCTGCTCATGGAGCGCAGCGACGAGGACCTCTTGCGCGCGGCCGAGGAGCGCGCGGAGGGCGTCGGTGGCGGCGAGCAGCTTCCGCCGGAGCTCCAGCGTGCGAGCGAGGTGCTCGTCACCCGGCGCTATTTCCGCTCCGGCGAGTCCGAGTACTTCATCAATCGGGTACCGTGCCGCCTGAAGGACATCACCGAGCTCTTCCTCGGCACCGGCGTCGGCACGAAGGCCTACGCGATCATCGAGCAGGGTCGTGTCGAGCAGCTCGTCAATGCCAAGCCGGAGGAGATGCGCCTCTTCATCGAGGAGGCCGCGGGCACGACGCGCTTCCGCGCCCGCAAGGTCGCCGCGGAGCGCAAGATGGAGCGCACGCGCGACAACCTCGTCCGCGTGCAGGACGTGCTCTCCGAGCTCGAGCGCCAGATGGCGTCGCTCCAGCGTCAGGCGCGGCGCGCCGAGGAATACCATCGCATCAAGGGCGAGCTGCGCGAGCTCGATCTCCGCGTCATGGCCACCCGCCGTCAGACCTGGGTGGCCGAGGCTACGGCGCTGGGCTCCGCGATCGTCGAGCTCCAGGCGGAGGAGGCGACGCTGCACGAGGAGCTGCGTCGCAGCCAGGACGCGAGCGACGTCGCGCGTGCGAAGCGGCAGGAGACCGAGGCGCGGCTGCGTGCGGTCGACGCGGAGCTCACCGAGCAGCGCGTCGCCGCGCGCGAAGCGGCGGCACGCAGCGACGCCCTCGCCACACGGTATCGCGAGCTCACCGAGCGTGCGGCGGCCGCTCGGGCGGAGGTGGCCGCGCTCGAGGACCGCCGGACGCAACTCGAAGCGCTGGGCGAAAGGGCCTCGGCCGACGCCGCGCGCCTGACCGAGGAGCTGGCCATGGCGGAGAGCGTCCGCAGCGCCGCGGAGCAGCGCCTGGCCGCGCTCGCGGCCGACGGGGCGCCGCTCGAGCTGGCCGTGGAAGAGGCGAAGGACGCCGTCGTGCAGGCACAGGCCGAAGAGGCGCGGCTACGCAACCTCGTCGAGGCGCTGCGCCGCCGACGCGAGGAGATCGCGGGCCAGCGTCTGCGGCTCGAGGAAGAGCAGGCCGCGCTGGGCCGTCGTCTGGAAGACAACGCTGCGGCTCGCGAGCACGTGCGCCGGCACATCGCCGAGCTGAGCGAGGCGCTCCGTGCCACGGAGACCGCCCGGGCGCAGCACGCGGAGCGGAGCCGCGTGCTCGCCGAGGACGAGGCGCGTGCGGCGACGATCCTCGAGGGCGAGCGCCGCGAGCTGACGCAGCTGCGTTCGCGCGCCGATTCGCTGCGCGAGCTGCAGACCCGCTACGAGGGATGTACGCGCGGCGTCGCCAGCCTGCTCGAGCGTGCCCAAGGCGGCGCTGCCCTGCTGGCCGGGGTCCTGCGGGTGCCGGCGGAGCTGGAACGCGCGGTGGCCGCGGCACTCGGCGCGCGGCTGGGACAGGTCGTGGTCACGGATACCGACGCCGCCGTCGCGGCCGTGCGTTGGCTCCAGGAGAGCAGCGGCGGCAGCGCGACCGTGCTGCCGAACGATCCCGAGCGACGGGCCACGGTGATCGTGCCGCCCGGCCGTCGCCTGGTCGACGCCATCGAGGTCGATCCGGCGCACTGGGGTCTCGCCGAAGGCCTCCTCGGCGGCGTGCTGCTCGCCGACGACCTCGACGACGCGCTCCGCCAGTGGCGCGACGCCGCCCATCCCGCCACCGTCGTCACCCTTGCGGGCGAGGCCATCGACCCGCTTGGGGCGATCTCCGGCGGCAGCGAGCCCCCGCTCGAGGAGACGTTGCTCGCCCGTGCGCGCGAGCTGCGCGAGCTCGACGCGGCCGTCGCCGCCGTCGACGCGCGCGTGCAGGACGCGGAGATCCGGCTGCGTACCCTGCGCGGCGACCTGAGCGCGGTCCGCAGCGCGCTCGCGGCCGAGGAGGAGCGGCTGCAGTCGCTGCGCCTGGAGCAGCTGGGCGTCGACAAGGACCGCGAGCGGCTCGAAGAGGAGCACGCGCGAATCACCGCGGAGCTCGAGATCGGCGCGCTCGAAGCGAGCGGTCTCGCCGGCACCGACGAGCACGTCGCCGAGGAGCTGTCGGCTTACGGCACCGCCCACGGTGCCGCCGTGGCGGCCGTCGATGAGCATCGCGCCCATCTCGTCTCGCGGCAGGAGGCTCTCACGACCTGGCGCGCCGACTACACCCAGGCGGAGCAGGTGCGGACGGAGCGCGCCGTCGAGGCGGTCGCGGCGGCGGGTCGCCATCGCGCGGCACAGGACGAGATCGCTCGGGTCCGCAGCGCGCTGGGTGAAGTGTCGGGCCGCGTCACGGCGGTCGCGGAAAGCGCAGCCGCGGCCGATGCCGGCGCTGCCGGCGCTGCCGCGGAGGCCGAGGAGACCGCTGCACGGCGGGCCGAGGCCGAGCGCCGTGCTGCGGCGCTCGACGCCGAGCGCGGTGAGCTTCTCGCGGAGCTCGAGCGCGCCGAAGCGGCCATGACCGCCGACGACCTCGACCGCCGCGCGTCGCACGAGCGTCTCGAGAGCGTGCGGGCGGCGCGGGGCGAGCGTGAGGTTGCCGCCGCGGAACGGCGTGTCGCCCTCGAGCAGCTTGCCGAGCGCCTGGCGGAGCGCTGGGACCTCGGGCTGGAAGCGCTCGACGACGTCGTCGTCGCCGAGGCCGAGGTCGTCGAGACCGACGCGACCCGCGTGGACGAGCTGCGCGCGCGCCTCGTCCGCCTCGGCGACGTCAACCCGGGCGCGCTCGCGGAGCTGGAAGAGGTACGGGAGCGGCATGGCTTCCTCGCCAACCAGCGGGCGGATCTCGAGAACTCCCTCGAGGACCTGCGGCAGACGATCGGCAAGCTGACCCGCGCATCGCGCCAGCGGTTCGAAGAGACGTTCTACGCCGCCAACGCCAAGCTGGCGACGGTCTTCCCGAAGGCGTTCCCCGAGGGCCAGGCACGCCTCGAGCTCGTGCCGGGGGAGGATGAGGACGCCGAGGCGGGGGTCGAGATCGTCGTGCAGCTGCCGGGCAAGAAGCTCCAGTCCCTGAGCCTGCTCTCCGGCGGCGAGAAGGCGCTCACGGCGACCTCGCTCGTGTTCTCCCTGTTCATGATCCGTCCGACGCCGTTCTGCCTCCTCGACGAGGTGGACGCGCCGCTCGACGAGGCCAACATCGGCCGCTTCAACATGCTGGTCGACGAGATGGCCGAGACGTCGCAGTTCGTGCTGATCACGCACAACCGGCGGACCATGGAGGTCGCCGACACGCTCTACGGCATCACGATGGAGCAGGCGGGCGTCTCCAAGGTCGTGTCGGTGCGGCTGAGCGAAGCCGCCTGA
- a CDS encoding HNH endonuclease → MPVHITSVRRALSLLYQDVAHAVDVQYRTFDFESWADLAAEEEAVGLIDRAIRVPRVILLLAYDRMPRRHVRFSRYNIYARDQNQCQYCGRQFARAELNLDHVVPRSQGGASTWENVVCSCLRCNRVKGGRTPVQAGMKLIRLPYRPQWTPFMLEAFSLRRHKEWLPFLSGVDAAYWNTELSR, encoded by the coding sequence ATGCCGGTGCACATCACTTCGGTACGGCGCGCGTTGTCACTCCTCTACCAGGACGTCGCGCACGCGGTGGACGTCCAGTATCGGACGTTCGATTTCGAGAGCTGGGCCGACCTGGCGGCGGAGGAGGAGGCGGTCGGGCTCATCGATCGCGCCATCCGGGTTCCGCGGGTGATCCTGCTCCTCGCCTACGACCGGATGCCGCGGCGTCACGTCCGCTTCAGCCGGTACAACATCTACGCGCGCGACCAGAACCAGTGCCAGTACTGCGGCCGGCAGTTCGCGCGCGCCGAGCTGAACCTCGATCATGTCGTGCCGCGCTCGCAGGGCGGGGCGTCGACGTGGGAGAACGTCGTCTGCTCCTGCCTGCGCTGCAACCGCGTGAAGGGCGGGCGCACGCCGGTGCAGGCGGGGATGAAGCTGATCCGCCTCCCGTATCGGCCACAGTGGACGCCGTTCATGCTCGAAGCCTTCAGTCTCCGACGCCACAAGGAATGGCTGCCGTTCCTCTCCGGCGTCGATGCAGCGTACTGGAACACGGAGCTCTCGCGCTGA
- the gcvPB gene encoding aminomethyl-transferring glycine dehydrogenase subunit GcvPB, with product MLLDEPLIFERSASGREGWAVPGEGEGPAFGLPPELRREDDLAGFPEVGELEVLRHFVRLSQWNLSAATTLYPLGSCTMKYNPAVNEEIARIPGFARLHPLVPDALAQGALAVIDALEHALRAVSGLDAVSLQPAAGAQGELLGMLLVRAHHVDRGDARRRVLIPASAHGTNPASSALCGYEVTEVPVNARGLLEPESVAVVMDESVAALMVTNPNTLGLFEENIEAVARVVHERGGLVYMDGANMNALLGVAKPGDMGVDVMQFNLHKTFSTPHGGGGPGAGPVAVRATLEPFLPTPRLVRRDDGYAWSDDAPKSVGRVRSFYGNFGILLRALAYVERLGGPGLTDVTRLAVLNANYLRARLRPSYHLAYETPSMHECVFSDRTLTEQGVTTLDVAKRLLDHGFYAPTIYFPLVVKGALMIEPTETESLATLDTFVAAMESIAEEARTDPARLRTAPHRTRLARLDETRAARRPVLRWRPGATPERD from the coding sequence ATGCTGCTCGACGAGCCCCTCATCTTCGAACGCAGCGCGAGCGGGCGCGAGGGATGGGCCGTGCCGGGCGAGGGCGAGGGGCCGGCCTTCGGGTTGCCGCCCGAGCTGCGCCGCGAGGACGATCTCGCGGGCTTTCCCGAGGTGGGTGAGCTCGAGGTGCTGCGCCACTTCGTGCGTCTCTCGCAGTGGAATCTGAGCGCGGCGACGACCCTGTATCCGCTCGGCTCGTGCACGATGAAGTACAACCCGGCGGTCAACGAGGAGATCGCGCGCATCCCGGGCTTCGCCAGGCTGCACCCGCTCGTCCCGGACGCGCTCGCGCAAGGTGCGCTCGCCGTGATCGACGCCCTCGAGCACGCGCTGCGCGCCGTGAGCGGGCTCGACGCCGTCTCGCTCCAGCCCGCCGCGGGCGCGCAGGGCGAGCTGCTCGGCATGCTCCTCGTGCGCGCCCATCACGTCGATCGCGGCGATGCCCGGCGCCGCGTGCTCATTCCCGCGAGCGCGCATGGCACCAACCCCGCGAGCTCGGCGCTGTGCGGCTACGAGGTGACGGAGGTCCCGGTCAACGCCCGCGGTCTCCTCGAGCCCGAGAGCGTGGCGGTCGTGATGGACGAGTCGGTTGCCGCCCTCATGGTGACGAACCCGAACACGCTGGGGCTCTTCGAGGAGAACATCGAGGCCGTGGCCCGCGTCGTTCACGAGCGCGGCGGCCTCGTCTACATGGACGGCGCGAACATGAACGCGCTGCTCGGGGTCGCGAAGCCGGGCGACATGGGCGTCGACGTCATGCAGTTCAACCTGCACAAGACGTTCTCGACGCCGCACGGCGGGGGCGGGCCGGGGGCCGGCCCGGTGGCGGTCCGGGCGACCCTCGAGCCGTTCCTGCCGACCCCGCGTCTCGTCCGTCGCGACGACGGCTACGCGTGGAGCGACGACGCGCCGAAGAGCGTCGGCCGCGTGCGCTCCTTCTACGGCAATTTCGGCATCCTCCTGCGTGCGCTGGCGTACGTCGAACGCCTGGGCGGGCCCGGGCTGACCGACGTCACGCGGCTCGCCGTGCTGAACGCGAACTACCTGCGTGCGCGCCTGCGCCCGAGCTACCACCTCGCGTACGAGACCCCGTCGATGCACGAGTGCGTCTTCTCGGATCGCACGCTCACCGAGCAGGGGGTGACGACGCTCGACGTTGCAAAGCGGCTCCTCGATCACGGCTTCTACGCGCCGACCATCTACTTCCCGCTGGTCGTGAAGGGCGCGCTCATGATCGAGCCCACGGAGACGGAGAGCCTCGCCACGCTCGACACCTTCGTCGCAGCGATGGAGTCGATCGCCGAGGAGGCGCGCACCGACCCGGCGCGGCTGCGCACCGCTCCGCATCGCACGCGGCTTGCCCGCCTCGACGAGACGCGCGCCGCGCGGCGTCCCGTCCTGCGCTGGCGGCCCGGTGCAACCCCTGAACGGGACTAG
- the gcvPA gene encoding aminomethyl-transferring glycine dehydrogenase subunit GcvPA, producing MLAAIGVGSIDDLLTAVPAGLRERAGIALPPGLSEPELVDRFAARAATNVPASTAVFLGAGAYPHHVPAVVNQVLLRSEFATAYTPYQPEVSQGTLQAIFEFQTFAAMLLGMDVANASMYDGASGTAEAVLMARRLKGDRRRILVARSLHPHYRQVIATYLRGLGDLVVEEVPFGADGRLDAAELRDRLGADALCVVVGQPNVFGVVEDVAAIAAAVHDAGALVVTATAEAVALAMLRSPGSAGADIAVAEGQSFGLGASYGGPGVGLFATHERHVRAMPGRIVGETVDANGRRGYTLTLATREQHIRRERATSNICTNQGLCSLAVTVHLSMLGRQGLRRLAQTNWQAAHATAARLESAGVRLRFRGTYFNEFVVEAPEVAARWESVAADEGLVAGFPLGRWYPELDGTLLVCVTEVHRPEQVDVLVRVLGREGRARAAGGR from the coding sequence ATGCTCGCGGCCATCGGCGTCGGCAGCATCGACGACCTGCTCACCGCCGTGCCCGCAGGGTTGCGCGAGCGCGCGGGCATCGCGCTGCCGCCCGGTCTCAGCGAACCCGAGCTCGTCGACCGCTTTGCGGCGCGTGCCGCGACCAACGTGCCGGCCTCCACCGCCGTGTTCCTCGGTGCGGGGGCCTATCCGCACCACGTTCCGGCGGTCGTCAACCAGGTCCTCCTGCGCTCGGAGTTCGCGACGGCCTATACGCCGTACCAGCCCGAGGTCAGCCAGGGGACGCTCCAGGCGATCTTCGAGTTCCAGACGTTCGCGGCGATGCTCCTCGGCATGGACGTCGCGAACGCCAGCATGTACGACGGCGCGTCCGGGACCGCCGAGGCGGTGCTGATGGCGCGGCGTCTCAAGGGCGACCGCCGGCGCATCCTCGTCGCGCGCAGCCTCCACCCGCACTATCGTCAGGTGATCGCGACGTATCTCCGCGGGCTCGGTGACCTCGTCGTCGAGGAGGTTCCGTTCGGGGCCGACGGTCGCCTCGATGCCGCCGAGCTGCGGGACCGCCTCGGGGCCGATGCCCTGTGCGTCGTCGTCGGCCAGCCCAACGTCTTCGGCGTCGTCGAGGACGTCGCCGCGATAGCGGCCGCCGTGCACGACGCCGGCGCGCTGGTGGTCACCGCGACCGCGGAAGCCGTGGCGCTCGCGATGTTGCGCTCGCCCGGGTCGGCGGGCGCCGACATCGCGGTGGCCGAGGGGCAGAGCTTCGGCCTCGGGGCTTCGTATGGCGGCCCGGGGGTGGGACTCTTCGCGACCCACGAGCGCCACGTGCGGGCGATGCCGGGACGCATCGTCGGCGAGACCGTCGACGCCAACGGGCGCCGCGGCTACACGCTGACGCTCGCCACCCGCGAGCAGCACATCAGGCGCGAACGCGCGACCTCGAACATCTGCACGAACCAGGGCCTCTGCTCGCTGGCCGTGACGGTGCACCTGTCGATGCTCGGCCGCCAGGGCCTGCGGCGGCTCGCGCAGACGAACTGGCAGGCGGCGCATGCGACCGCCGCGCGTCTCGAATCGGCCGGGGTGCGGCTGCGCTTCCGCGGCACGTACTTCAACGAGTTCGTCGTCGAGGCGCCCGAGGTCGCGGCGCGGTGGGAGTCGGTGGCCGCGGACGAGGGCCTCGTCGCCGGCTTCCCGCTCGGACGCTGGTATCCCGAGCTCGACGGCACGCTGCTCGTCTGCGTCACGGAGGTGCATCGTCCGGAGCAGGTCGACGTGCTCGTGCGCGTCCTCGGGCGCGAAGGCCGCGCACGCGCGGCGGGGGGACGCTGA
- the gcvH gene encoding glycine cleavage system protein GcvH has protein sequence MQIPETLKYTKDHEWLRAEADEGVVGITDFAQEALGDVVFVELPAVGTALTPGQAFGVVESNKSVSDLLAPVAGTVVAVNEALRDAPESVNRDPYGEGWMIRLRLADVAQLETLLAAEAYRAHVASEHGS, from the coding sequence ATGCAGATCCCTGAGACATTGAAGTACACGAAGGACCACGAGTGGCTGCGCGCCGAGGCGGACGAAGGCGTCGTCGGCATCACCGACTTCGCGCAGGAGGCGCTCGGCGACGTCGTTTTCGTGGAGCTGCCGGCGGTGGGCACGGCGCTCACGCCCGGGCAGGCGTTCGGCGTCGTCGAGTCGAACAAGTCGGTCTCGGATCTGCTCGCGCCGGTGGCCGGTACCGTCGTCGCCGTCAACGAGGCGCTGCGCGACGCCCCCGAGTCGGTGAACCGCGACCCCTACGGCGAGGGCTGGATGATCCGCCTGCGCCTCGCCGACGTCGCGCAGCTCGAGACGTTGCTCGCCGCCGAGGCCTACCGCGCCCACGTGGCGAGCGAGCACGGCTCGTGA
- the gcvT gene encoding glycine cleavage system aminomethyltransferase GcvT gives MAFRTPLYDVHRALGARFVEFAGWDMPVSYAGMLEEHHAVRRCCGLFDVSHMGEIELRGPGARALCQRLGVNDVDRLRDGEGQYTLFCNSEGGVLDDLIVYRLAPERWLMIVNASNAPADLAWVREHAGHDVEVGDQSAGTGLLALQGPEAAAVLGTLTALDLAQVPPFGIRSARIAGIEMLVSRTGYTGEDGFELVVAAGHTVAAWEAVHAAVTRRGGMAAGLGARDTLRLEAALPLCGTDMDATTTPLEASLGWVVKLGKDDFLGRDALARQDAAGVPRRLVGIALDEPGIPRHGHAVFRDDERVGTVTSGTKSPTLGSFIGMGYVAASAAATGTSISVEIRGRRHSGRVVARPFYRRPRPEAGHADP, from the coding sequence ATGGCCTTCCGCACGCCGCTCTACGACGTCCACCGTGCGCTGGGCGCACGGTTCGTCGAGTTCGCCGGCTGGGACATGCCGGTGTCGTACGCGGGGATGCTCGAGGAGCATCACGCGGTGCGCCGCTGCTGCGGCCTCTTCGACGTGAGCCACATGGGCGAGATCGAGTTGCGCGGCCCCGGAGCCCGTGCGCTCTGCCAGCGCCTCGGCGTGAACGACGTCGATCGGCTGCGCGACGGTGAGGGGCAGTACACGCTGTTCTGCAACTCCGAGGGTGGGGTGCTCGACGATCTCATCGTCTACCGCCTCGCACCCGAGCGTTGGCTCATGATCGTCAACGCGTCGAACGCACCCGCCGACCTCGCCTGGGTGCGCGAGCATGCCGGGCATGACGTCGAGGTCGGCGACCAGAGCGCGGGGACCGGGCTCCTCGCGCTACAGGGTCCGGAGGCCGCGGCGGTCCTCGGCACGCTCACGGCGCTCGATCTCGCGCAGGTGCCGCCGTTCGGCATCCGCTCCGCGCGGATCGCCGGCATCGAGATGCTCGTGTCCCGCACCGGCTACACCGGCGAGGACGGCTTCGAGCTGGTGGTCGCCGCCGGGCACACGGTTGCCGCCTGGGAGGCCGTACACGCGGCGGTCACACGCCGCGGCGGCATGGCGGCGGGGCTCGGCGCCCGCGACACGCTTCGACTCGAGGCCGCGCTCCCGCTCTGCGGGACCGACATGGACGCCACCACGACACCGCTCGAGGCCTCGCTCGGCTGGGTGGTGAAGCTCGGCAAGGACGACTTCCTCGGCCGCGACGCGCTCGCCCGCCAGGACGCCGCCGGCGTCCCGCGGCGGCTGGTCGGGATCGCGCTCGACGAGCCCGGTATTCCCCGGCATGGTCACGCGGTGTTCCGCGACGACGAGCGCGTCGGGACCGTCACCAGCGGTACGAAGTCCCCGACCCTCGGGAGCTTCATCGGCATGGGATACGTAGCGGCATCCGCCGCGGCGACCGGCACCTCGATCTCGGTGGAGATCCGTGGCCGGCGGCATTCCGGGCGCGTGGTGGCGCGCCCCTTCTACCGGCGACCCCGCCCTGAGGCAGGACATGCAGATCCCTGA
- the folD gene encoding bifunctional methylenetetrahydrofolate dehydrogenase/methenyltetrahydrofolate cyclohydrolase FolD, protein MGHTIDGKAVAAEVRSGIREQVARLVAGGIQPGLATVLVGDDPASGVYVGMKQKACVEVGMRSIGHRLAATTTQDELARLVRALGDDPAVHGILVQLPLPAHLDAQAVLDLIPPGKDVDGLHPVNQGLLMAGRPGPRPCTPLGVMRLLETTGVSLRGAQAVVVGRSVLVGKPMAMLLLEQHATVTICHSRTRDLAVEIGRADVVIAAAGQTGLVRGAWIRPGAVVIDVGTNRGPDGKLCGDVEFAPAAERAAYITPVPGGVGPMTVAMLLANTVTAATRATGAA, encoded by the coding sequence GTGGGTCACACGATCGACGGCAAGGCGGTGGCAGCGGAGGTCCGGAGCGGAATCCGGGAGCAGGTCGCGCGCCTGGTCGCTGGGGGGATCCAGCCGGGCCTGGCGACGGTCCTGGTCGGCGACGACCCGGCCTCCGGGGTCTACGTCGGCATGAAGCAGAAGGCCTGCGTCGAGGTCGGCATGCGCTCGATCGGCCATCGCCTGGCGGCGACCACGACGCAGGACGAGCTCGCCCGCCTGGTGCGTGCGCTGGGCGACGATCCCGCCGTCCACGGTATCCTGGTCCAGCTGCCGTTGCCGGCGCACCTCGACGCCCAGGCGGTGCTCGATCTCATCCCCCCGGGGAAGGACGTCGACGGGCTGCACCCGGTCAACCAGGGACTCCTCATGGCAGGACGTCCCGGGCCGCGCCCATGCACACCGCTCGGCGTGATGCGCCTGCTCGAGACCACGGGCGTGTCGTTGCGCGGCGCCCAGGCCGTGGTGGTCGGACGCAGCGTCCTCGTCGGCAAGCCGATGGCCATGCTCCTCCTCGAGCAGCACGCCACCGTCACGATATGCCACTCGCGCACGCGCGATCTCGCCGTCGAGATCGGACGCGCGGACGTGGTGATCGCAGCGGCGGGGCAGACGGGCCTCGTGCGTGGCGCCTGGATACGCCCCGGCGCGGTGGTGATCGACGTCGGAACCAACCGCGGGCCCGACGGCAAGCTGTGCGGCGACGTCGAGTTCGCGCCGGCCGCCGAGCGCGCCGCCTACATCACGCCGGTGCCGGGGGGCGTCGGGCCGATGACCGTGGCGATGCTGCTCGCCAACACCGTCACCGCGGCCACGCGGGCGACGGGAGCCGCGTAG
- the ald gene encoding alanine dehydrogenase, whose protein sequence is MIVGVPREVKDEESRVALTPSGVGALVAHGHTVLVEYGAGVGSSLPDALYRDAGAQMVDALGVWSQAEMVLKVKEPVPGEFALLRRDQILFTYLHLAANPELTRVLVERGVRALAYETLQLADGSLPLLAPMSEVAGRLAVQVGAWCLQAQNGGRGVLLSGASGVRPARVVILGAGIAGMNACQVAVGVGAQVSILDIDPAKLRYVHDILGGHVTTVMSNRANVEEEVRAADLVIGAVLIPGALAPRLVSRALIAAMRPGAAFVDVAIDQGGCAETSRPTSHARPTYVVDGVVHYCVTNMPGIVPHTSTYALTNATLSYALEIADHGLADALRRRPALVPACNVLGGRVTHPGVAAAIAVEPVEALSVV, encoded by the coding sequence ATGATCGTCGGCGTGCCGCGCGAGGTGAAGGACGAGGAGAGCCGGGTCGCCTTGACGCCGAGCGGAGTCGGGGCGCTGGTCGCACACGGGCACACGGTGCTCGTCGAGTACGGCGCCGGCGTGGGATCGAGCCTGCCGGACGCGCTCTACCGCGATGCGGGCGCGCAGATGGTCGACGCGCTCGGCGTCTGGAGCCAGGCCGAGATGGTGCTGAAGGTGAAGGAGCCGGTCCCGGGGGAATTCGCGCTGCTCCGGCGCGATCAGATCCTCTTCACCTATCTCCACCTGGCCGCCAATCCGGAGCTCACGCGCGTGCTCGTCGAGCGTGGCGTACGCGCCCTCGCCTACGAGACGCTCCAGCTCGCCGACGGCTCGCTCCCGCTGCTCGCGCCGATGAGCGAGGTCGCAGGACGGCTCGCCGTCCAGGTGGGTGCGTGGTGTCTCCAGGCGCAGAACGGCGGGCGCGGCGTGCTGCTCTCCGGCGCGTCGGGCGTGCGGCCGGCGCGCGTCGTGATCCTGGGGGCGGGAATCGCGGGGATGAACGCCTGCCAGGTCGCCGTCGGCGTCGGTGCGCAGGTGTCGATCCTCGACATCGACCCGGCCAAGCTGCGCTACGTCCACGACATCCTCGGCGGCCACGTGACGACGGTGATGTCGAACCGCGCCAACGTCGAAGAGGAGGTCCGGGCCGCGGATCTCGTCATCGGTGCCGTGCTGATCCCGGGGGCGCTCGCGCCGCGCCTCGTCTCGCGCGCACTGATCGCCGCGATGCGGCCGGGGGCGGCGTTCGTCGACGTCGCCATCGATCAGGGCGGGTGCGCGGAGACCTCGCGCCCCACCTCGCACGCGCGGCCGACCTACGTCGTCGATGGGGTGGTGCACTACTGCGTCACCAACATGCCCGGCATCGTGCCGCACACCTCGACCTACGCGCTCACCAACGCCACGCTGTCCTATGCGCTCGAGATCGCCGACCACGGGCTGGCCGATGCGCTGCGCCGTCGTCCCGCCCTGGTGCCGGCCTGCAACGTCCTGGGTGGACGCGTGACGCATCCGGGCGTCGCAGCGGCCATCGCGGTCGAGCCCGTCGAGGCGCTGTCAGTGGTTTGA